CGCTGCTTCTCAAGGTCCTGGAAGGCCAGACCGCTGAGGGCATCAAGCAGCAGCTCGCCCTCTTCCACCAACGAGCGCTGCCCGACCTTTCAAGCAACATCAAGTGCGGCAACAGCCTCATCGGCCCCGACTTCTACGAGGGCAAGCAGATGTCCATGTTCGACCAGGAGGAGGTCTATCGCATCAACGCCTTCGACTGGAACAACGAGTTCCCCGACATCATGCAGCGCGGCGGCTTCGACGCCGTGATAGGCAACCCGCCGTATGTGCGCCAGGAGACTTTGGGGCATCACTTCAAAGATTACGTGAAAAGGCACTTTCAGAGCTTCGCCGGGACTGCGGACATTTACGTGTATTTCATTGAGCAATCGCACCGTGTGCTTAAGTCCCGGGCCTATTTCGGGATGATTTGCTCAAACAAATTCATGCGCGCCAGTTATGGCAAGGCGTTGCGAGATTACCTTGCCACCCGGACGACTTTGCGACAGATTGTGGATTTCGGCGAGCTTCCTGTATTTCAGAAAGCCGCAACCTTCCCTGCGATCTTCTTGACGCAAAACGTCGAAGCTAGTGAACAGGAGTTCATATATGCCCCGATCAAGCGACTCCTCTTCAGCTCACTCGGTGAAGAGGTGCGCCGGCTCGGTATGAACTTAGATAAGCGTTCGCTTTCCGGACAGAACTGGACGTTGGCTCGGGGCGAAGAGATCGCGGTTTTCGAGAAGATGGGACTGAAAGCCGTCGCTCTCAACGAATACATCCACGGCAAGATTTTTATGGGAATCAAGACCGGCCTAAACAAGGCATTCGTCATTGATCGCGAAACGCGACACAGATTGATCTCTGAGGACCCAAAATCCGCAGACATCATCCGGCCTTTTGTCCTTGGGGATGATGTTCGCAGATATCACATTGCTCCGCGCGAAAGGTACCTTCTTTTCATCCCCAACCAATGGACGCGCGAAAGGGGGCGAGATGCATCCGACCTGAAGAAATGGTTCAGAGAGAACTATCCTGCGGTTTTTCGGCATCTTGAGCCTTTCGAGCTTGCGGCGAAAAAACGCTGCGACAAGGGAGAACATTGGTGGGAGTTGAGGGCCTGCAGCTATTACGCTGAATTTGCAGAACCAAAGATCATCTACCCAGACATTTCAAAAGGCCGTCGACTTACGATTGATCGTGACGGCCTTCTATCCGGCAACACAACCTATTTTCTGTCTACTGACGATGTCTACCTCTTGGGTGTTCTCAACTCCAGGCTCATTTTTTCTTACTTCAAACGGGTTGCCGCCGTGCTTGGCGATGCGGACAAGGCCGGGAGGATGCGATGGTTCTCGCAAGACGTGGGAAAACTCCCAATTCGTCGGATCGACTTCGATGACCCGGCGGACAAGGCGCGTCACGATCGGATGGTTGAGTTGGTTGAGCGGATGCTTGATCTGCACAAGCGGCTTTCGGAGGTTCGGACGGAGCACGACAAGGAGGTCTTGCGGCGGCAGATCGCGCTGACGGACGCCGAGATCGACCGCCTGGTCTATGAGCTCTACGGCCTGACGGACGAAGAGATTAAGATTGTTGAGGGAAAAGGCTAACGTTCAATATTCCAGCGAAAGCACACTGCCGATTCTTAGCAACGAAGACGGAGTATAATCTCTAGATCTCTCGCCTTGCCACTGCCCAAAGAAGACGCGGCCCATATCCGGCTCAGAGTTACTCAAACCCGGAACTCGAGTTCTGCATACTGCTCCTTGTAGTGAGTGAGATCTATTATGATCTTCTCCTTGTATTCCCGGGCGTGTTTCCCCAAGCCGTCGTTGTATCGAATCTGGCCCTCGAACGTCTCATGAGAAGCTTTGGAGATCAATCTAGCGTTGGTGCTGATGAGCCTATTGATCTCCTGTCCCGGAGCCAGCATTCCGATTGAAGTCCGCGTGAACGGGTTCTCCCGATTCCTGGGGCTTGGAGCATTCTTAGGTGGTTCCTTGCCCCAAATGGCTTCGATGATGTTCGGGCTGTATTCTGCTATGACATCGAACGCTGGGGTGAGTCCCGAGTTCTTGATGAACAGTCGCTGTGTGCCATCGCACGCATCACCTAGACGTATGGACACGATCGGTCGAAGGCGGCTCCGTTCCAGTTCTTTGCTGATCTTGTCGGATTTGCCCATGTGCTTCAGGAGGAAAATGCTTATTATGGCATAAACAAGGACACTGATCGCCATTATGAAGCCGTTGTGCGCCTCAAACCAATCCACTATATGCCCGATCCAAGTTCATTCTTGTACTCGCTCGTTGTATGTGATATACGTGTCACAGCCTCGATTTGTACTACATATAGATACGTTTGCCAAGCCTTCCTCGGTTGTGAGCGATGCTCTACGGGCTGACGGAGGCGGAGATTAAGATTGTCGAAGGGAGGTGACCAATTGTGGATTGCAGATTGCGGATTGCGGATTGCGGATTGAAAGTTCCGCTTCCGTTGTGGTTACCCTTCTTTCTTAGTGGTTCTTCGTGTCCTTAGTGGATTCCCACTTCCGGCGGACGGTCAGACTGCGGATTGTAACTTGGCAGCCGACGGTGGGAGATGCTTTACACAAATTGACTATGTCGTGTAGTATGACCGGTCTGGAGGGAATTGGATGATAGTAGAAATCGATAGAGAAGACGACGGCCGGTGGATCGCTGAGATACCTGATCTGCCGGGCGTAATGCAATACGGCCAGACACGGGACGAGGCGATCGCAAAGGCAAAGGCTCTTGCTCTTCGCGTGTTCGCCGACCGGCTGGAGCATGGAGAACAAGTCCCACAAGTTGGCGAGATGTTTGCGGTTGTTGCGTGAGTCAATGGCCGTCAACCAAGGCGCAACAGCTGCTGGCCGCGTTGCTGCGAATAGGCTGGTCGGTTAGGCGTCAGTCAGGCGGTTCGCATCTAGTTCTGTGCCGAGCCGGTTTTTCTGACTTCGTATTCGCCTTTCACGACCATGAAGAGATAGGCCCACGGATGCTAGCAAGAATCGCCAGGCGAACCGGACTTACGCCCCAGGACCTCTAGCGGACCACAGCGGCACAAGAGCCCATTGAAGCGACGGACGGCGAGATCGACCGGCGATTCCGCGACGTTTACAATAATTGGCCTTTCGCCGACGATAGACACTGCAAATCCGACTGCGGCTACTCGCAGAGAAGCGCCCTGTTGACAGCGATCACGCCCAACACTACATTTGTGTAACATCGGTAGTCGGCGATGGCGCCGGAGGCACGAGCGGTTCATACTGAAAGGGACTTGACATGTTCTATGCGATATTAGTTCTGGCGGCATTGGGGCTTGGCGCGAGTTTGGGACTTGGGGTTGCGTCCAAAAAACTCGCAATCAACCTCGACCCTAGGATAGAGAAGTTGGCCACCATGCTCCCAGGCGTAAACTGTGGCGGCTGCGCTTATGCGGGGTGCGGCGCCTTTGCCGAGGCGGTAATAAATGACGGCGTTCCCGTTACCAGATGCTCAGTGTGCGACAGCTCAATGATCGAGAATATCTGCAAAGAATTCGGCTTTGAGGCTGGCAAGTTCGTGAGAAGGGTCGCTCGGATACTCTGCGCAGGCGGCAACAACAGGGTTGGCAAGAGGTTCGAGTACAACGGCGTGATGGACTGCAAGGCCGCGGCGCTTTTGGCAGGAGGCGACAAGAACTGTCCCTATGGCTGCCTCTGCTATGGGACGTGCATTGCGGTCTGTCCTTTCGGGGCGCTCAGCGAGGGCCCCGGTGGGATTCCGGTCGTCAATGACGAAAAATGCACCGGCTGTGGTCAGTGTGTTGCGGCGTGTCCTAGGGACATAATCAAGCTCGTGCCGTTGGGGCGGACGATTCATATTTTGTGCAGCTCCAAGGCGCCGGGCAAGGAAGTCAGAGAGGTCTGCCCAGTGGGCTGCATAGCCTGTAAGCTCTGCGAGCAGGTCTGCCCATTCGAGGCGATATACGTTCAAGACAACCTCGCCGTCCTTGACTATGGCAGATGCGAGCAGTGCGGCCTGTGTGTAGGCAGATGCCGTCCACGTGCGATCGTGAACGAGCGTTCGCCCGCGGCAGCCGCCTAGAGCATGTTCTCGATTGGTTCCGTGGAGGTTTCGGGCCGGCTCGTGGCCGCGCCGATGGCTGGGATATCTGACAATGCCTACAGGCAGGTCTCCAAGCGATTCGGCTGCGACCTTGTCTGCACCGAGATGGTGAGCAGCGAGGCGCTGGTCAGAAACTCCCGAAAGACTGAGCGGCTGCTGCGATTTGATGACTTTCAGCGACCTATCTCGGCGCAGATTTTCGGGGCAAAGCCCGAAGTCATGGCTGAGGCTGCGGCGATTGTGGGGTCTTCTGGCGTCGATTTGATAGATATAAACCTCGGCTGCTCGGTGCCCAAGATTCTGAAGAGCGGCTCAGGTGTCGCACTGATGCGTGCTCCAGACCTGCTCAGCCAGATAATCCGCCGGGTAGTAGAGGCCGTTGAGGTCCCGGTGACGGTCAAAATGCGGGCTGGCTATGAAAGGAACTCATCCGACTGCGTTTTTGTGGCCAAACTAGCCGAGGAGTTCGGCGTATCGGCCGTAACAGTTCATCCGCGCTTTGGGGTGGACCGGTTCAGAGGCAAGTCCGACTGGTCGCTCATCAGGAGGGTGAAGGAGGCTGTGGCTATACCGGTTATAGGCAACGGGGACGTTGACAGCCCGACAGCAGCGCTGAGAATGCTCGATGAGACGGGCTGCGATGCCGTGATGGTAGGACGGGCTGCGCTGGGCAACCCGTGGCTTTTCAAGGACATCGCGGTGGCCCTTGATGGCGGGCCGGTCGAGACCACCGAGCCCGGACGTCAGGAGATCGGAAAAGTCCTCTTGTGGCACTACCGCATGACGGTGCACGAGGCGCAGGGCGATCCAGTGCGCCGGTTCCGGAAGTTTGCGGCCTGGTATAGCCGGAGCCTTCCTGGCAGCATGGGCTTTAGAAATTGGATCAACTCGGTTAGGACTGACGCTGCTTTTCGGGCGGCGGTTGTGGATTTTTTTAATATCTCGGACGCGGAATGAGCCAGGTCGCTATTAGGCCGCTGCTTGCGCTCGCAAGGCCGTTTACGTTGCTCGCCCCATTCGTGGGGTTTCTCTCCGCCGCTGTGATGGCGAAACACTCCCTGCCTCCCCCTCCCGCGTACATCGGTGCCATAGCTGCCATGCTCCTGAACGCCGCCTCGAACGGCTTGAACCAGATATTCGACATCGAAATCGACCGCATAAACAAACCAAATCGACCGCTTCCATCCAAGAGAATGACCATTCACCAGGCCAGCATCGCGGTCTTGCTCCTTTACGGCGCCTCGATCGCGCTTGCCGCGTTCGTGAACCGGACCTTCCTTATCATCGTGCTCTTCACTGCCTTCGCAACCTACGCATACTCCGCGCCGCCGCTGAGAGCCAAACGTATCTGCTGGCTCGCAAACCTGACAATCGCGGTTCCGAGGGGACTACTCCTGATCGTGGCCGGCTGGGCCTCCGTTGCCGAGGTGAACGCGAAAGAGCCCTGGTTCATCGGCATGGTGTTCGGCTTATTCGTGCTCGGGGCCGCCTCAACAAAGGATTTCGCGGACATGAACGGCGACAGGGCGCAAGGCTGCATGACGTTGCCGATCGTCCTCGGCGTCAGAAAGGCGGCCTGGGTCGTTGCCACGTCCCTGGTCGTCCCGTTCTTGCTGATACCGGTTGGGGTTGCCACGGGGACCCTTTCGGGCAATCACGCAGCCTTGCTCATCGTCTCGGCCTTGCTCGTGGCATGGGGAGCCTACGCCGGACACCTCCTCGTGAGGAGACCCGAGGAGCTCGCCACTGAGCGCAACCACCCATCCTGGAAGCACATGTATCTGATCCTCCTATTTGCCCAGGTGGGCATCGGCATCTCGTATCTTCTCTGAAACTGGGCAGGACTGGCATGAACATCGAATCGTCCCGCAGATTCGCCGTCCTGGTCGCCGCCTATAACGCCGCCAGCACAATTAAATCTGTCCTAGAAGGGGCAAGGTCGCACTCACCGGACACAATTGTGGTCGTTGACGATGGCTCGACCGACGGCACCCAGGATATAGCCAACGAGCACGCCGATCTCGTGCTGCGCCACCAGACCAATCTCGGCAAGGGGGCGGCTCTCATAACCGGACTTGGCTACCTTCAGCGACACGGCTATGACGTGGCCATCACGCTTGATGCGGACGGGCAGCACTCGGTCGATTCGATCCCCGACCTCCTCGCTAGGTTCATCGAGACAGATTGCGAGCTCGTGCTTGGCTGCCGGCCGTTCTCGCTCGGCAAGATGCCATTTCTCAGGTTGCTTGCGAACCGCCTCTCGAGCTTCTGGGTCTCGGCAATATGCAGAACGAAGATTCGTGATAGCCAGTGCGGTTTTCGGCTCTATAAGCTCTCGGCAATTCGGCTGGACGAACTGACCACGCACGGCTTTGACACGGAGACCGAGATTCTGCTTCAAATCTATCTTCGTGGCAGCAGAATCGAGCAGGTTCCGACACCGCTCATCTACAAGCCTGACGGTCAGAGCCACTTTCGACAGCTGCGCGATACGCTCGCCATCGTTCGTGTCATCGTCCGCTACCTGTTCGGCAAGAGATGAGCCCGCCTGTGGAACGCATACGGCGGCCTTGCATATTGACATCGAGGCCGCTCAGCATACTATTTGATTGACCCGTCCGCCGAGCGATGCGACGGGCATTGAAAACGGAATGCGGCCGAGGAACTCTGAATGCGGATTCTTTTGCTCAACCCGCCTGGCGACAGGCTCTACATGCGCGCCAATTACTGCACCGGAACCGCGAAGGCCAACGCATATTGGCAGCCGATCGACCTGGCCGTCCAGAGCGGCATCCTCTCCACGCAGCACGAGGTCGTCGCGATTGACGCCATCATCGAGAGGCTTTCGCCGGACAGGGCCGCCGCGCGGATCGAGTCCCTTAGACCTGACGTCATACTGTTCGTTACCGCATCGT
This sequence is a window from bacterium. Protein-coding genes within it:
- a CDS encoding UbiA family prenyltransferase, yielding MSQVAIRPLLALARPFTLLAPFVGFLSAAVMAKHSLPPPPAYIGAIAAMLLNAASNGLNQIFDIEIDRINKPNRPLPSKRMTIHQASIAVLLLYGASIALAAFVNRTFLIIVLFTAFATYAYSAPPLRAKRICWLANLTIAVPRGLLLIVAGWASVAEVNAKEPWFIGMVFGLFVLGAASTKDFADMNGDRAQGCMTLPIVLGVRKAAWVVATSLVVPFLLIPVGVATGTLSGNHAALLIVSALLVAWGAYAGHLLVRRPEELATERNHPSWKHMYLILLFAQVGIGISYLL
- a CDS encoding type II toxin-antitoxin system HicB family antitoxin, translating into MIVEIDREDDGRWIAEIPDLPGVMQYGQTRDEAIAKAKALALRVFADRLEHGEQVPQVGEMFAVVA
- a CDS encoding Eco57I restriction-modification methylase domain-containing protein, with amino-acid sequence MRRIQFMTDAPDIVKRLVETFRENIDSYRSSSYNEAQVRIEFIDPMFKALGWDMDNEAGYAEAFKDVIHEAAIKVGGATKAPDYCFRIGGTRKFFLEAKKPAVSIRNAPEPAYQLRRYAWSAKLPLSILTDFEEFAVYDCRTRPLPNDKSSMGRTLYLKYTDYLDHWDEIAGIFSKEAILKGSFDKYAVSTRRKRGTAEVDASFLAEIESWRDVLARNIALRNKGLGVRELNHAVQRTVDRMIFLRICEDRGIENYGRLQALLNGPHTYERLAELFHRADERYNSGLFHFQREKGREDHDGWTLDLVIDDKVLKEIIKRLYYPDCPFEFSVLPADILGQIYEQFLGKVIRLTKGHQAKVEFKPEVRKAGGVYYTPTYIVDYIVKNTVGKLCQKSTPAKVAKMRILDPACGSGSFLLGAYQFLLDWHLKWYIDNDPEKHARGKKPAVYQAAHNDWRLTTARRKEILLNNVFGVDIDTQAVEVTKLSLLLKVLEGQTAEGIKQQLALFHQRALPDLSSNIKCGNSLIGPDFYEGKQMSMFDQEEVYRINAFDWNNEFPDIMQRGGFDAVIGNPPYVRQETLGHHFKDYVKRHFQSFAGTADIYVYFIEQSHRVLKSRAYFGMICSNKFMRASYGKALRDYLATRTTLRQIVDFGELPVFQKAATFPAIFLTQNVEASEQEFIYAPIKRLLFSSLGEEVRRLGMNLDKRSLSGQNWTLARGEEIAVFEKMGLKAVALNEYIHGKIFMGIKTGLNKAFVIDRETRHRLISEDPKSADIIRPFVLGDDVRRYHIAPRERYLLFIPNQWTRERGRDASDLKKWFRENYPAVFRHLEPFELAAKKRCDKGEHWWELRACSYYAEFAEPKIIYPDISKGRRLTIDRDGLLSGNTTYFLSTDDVYLLGVLNSRLIFSYFKRVAAVLGDADKAGRMRWFSQDVGKLPIRRIDFDDPADKARHDRMVELVERMLDLHKRLSEVRTEHDKEVLRRQIALTDAEIDRLVYELYGLTDEEIKIVEGKG
- a CDS encoding glycosyltransferase family 2 protein — translated: MNIESSRRFAVLVAAYNAASTIKSVLEGARSHSPDTIVVVDDGSTDGTQDIANEHADLVLRHQTNLGKGAALITGLGYLQRHGYDVAITLDADGQHSVDSIPDLLARFIETDCELVLGCRPFSLGKMPFLRLLANRLSSFWVSAICRTKIRDSQCGFRLYKLSAIRLDELTTHGFDTETEILLQIYLRGSRIEQVPTPLIYKPDGQSHFRQLRDTLAIVRVIVRYLFGKR
- the dusB gene encoding tRNA dihydrouridine synthase DusB, yielding MFSIGSVEVSGRLVAAPMAGISDNAYRQVSKRFGCDLVCTEMVSSEALVRNSRKTERLLRFDDFQRPISAQIFGAKPEVMAEAAAIVGSSGVDLIDINLGCSVPKILKSGSGVALMRAPDLLSQIIRRVVEAVEVPVTVKMRAGYERNSSDCVFVAKLAEEFGVSAVTVHPRFGVDRFRGKSDWSLIRRVKEAVAIPVIGNGDVDSPTAALRMLDETGCDAVMVGRAALGNPWLFKDIAVALDGGPVETTEPGRQEIGKVLLWHYRMTVHEAQGDPVRRFRKFAAWYSRSLPGSMGFRNWINSVRTDAAFRAAVVDFFNISDAE
- a CDS encoding RnfABCDGE type electron transport complex subunit B, which gives rise to MFYAILVLAALGLGASLGLGVASKKLAINLDPRIEKLATMLPGVNCGGCAYAGCGAFAEAVINDGVPVTRCSVCDSSMIENICKEFGFEAGKFVRRVARILCAGGNNRVGKRFEYNGVMDCKAAALLAGGDKNCPYGCLCYGTCIAVCPFGALSEGPGGIPVVNDEKCTGCGQCVAACPRDIIKLVPLGRTIHILCSSKAPGKEVREVCPVGCIACKLCEQVCPFEAIYVQDNLAVLDYGRCEQCGLCVGRCRPRAIVNERSPAAAA
- a CDS encoding type II toxin-antitoxin system HicA family toxin; translated protein: MSQWPSTKAQQLLAALLRIGWSVRRQSGGSHLVLCRAGFSDFVFAFHDHEEIGPRMLARIARRTGLTPQDL